From Polaribacter butkevichii, a single genomic window includes:
- a CDS encoding crotonase/enoyl-CoA hydratase family protein, producing the protein MNEFVTYTSEENYALITINNGKANAISHEVVAGLNAGLDKAAAENKVVILTGQKGILSGGFDLKVMTKSSEAAKELVTKGSQLSLKMLSFSQPIIVACSGHAIAKGAFLLLSADYRIGTEGDFKIGLNEVMIGMTMHNAGIAIAKSRLSEVYLNRSVNNAEIYNTKDAVKAGFLDMIVPDTHLLPTAIKVAGMFAKLNKKAHAETKLKVRKQHLLDLENAIELDLKSDISINS; encoded by the coding sequence ATGAACGAATTTGTTACATATACATCAGAAGAAAATTATGCTTTAATTACAATTAATAATGGAAAAGCAAATGCGATTTCGCATGAAGTTGTGGCGGGTTTAAATGCTGGTTTAGATAAAGCAGCGGCAGAAAATAAAGTAGTAATTCTTACAGGTCAAAAAGGAATATTATCTGGAGGATTCGATTTAAAAGTGATGACAAAATCTTCAGAAGCAGCTAAAGAATTGGTTACAAAAGGGTCTCAATTATCATTAAAAATGTTGTCTTTTTCGCAACCAATTATTGTTGCATGTTCTGGTCATGCCATTGCAAAAGGAGCTTTTTTACTGCTTTCTGCTGATTATAGAATTGGTACAGAAGGCGATTTTAAAATTGGTTTAAATGAGGTGATGATTGGTATGACGATGCATAATGCCGGAATTGCGATTGCAAAATCTAGATTGTCTGAAGTCTATTTAAATAGAAGTGTAAATAATGCTGAAATTTATAACACTAAAGATGCGGTAAAAGCAGGTTTTTTAGATATGATTGTTCCGGATACTCACTTATTACCAACAGCTATAAAAGTAGCGGGTATGTTTGCCAAACTGAATAAGAAAGCACACGCCGAAACAAAGTTAAAAGTTAGAAAACAACATTTACTAGATTTAGAAAATGCAATTGAATTGGATTTAAAGAGCGATATCTCTATTAATTCTTAA
- a CDS encoding GH3 auxin-responsive promoter family protein: protein MAFQIINSIISWFLKKRKHQIELFLKYPIDVQNELLLKLVNTAKNTEVGKEYNFASIKNHTDFTKNVPIQKYETFEPLIERCRKGEQNLFWPTDIKWFAKSSGTTNAKSKFIPVSDEALEYCHMKAGKDMLCLYINNNEDTQLFTGKGLRLGGSSDVYQDNNSYFGDLSAIIIENMPFWADFSSAPSQEVALMSDWETKMDAIIDETIDEDITSLAGVPSWMLVLLNRILERTGKEHILEVWPNLEVYFHGGVNFNPYREQYKKIIPKKSFKYYEIYNASEGFFAIQDRNNSKELLLMLDYGIFYEFIPMSEYKGESSETITLADVKKDIDYALIITTNGGLWRYLIGDTIRFTSLEPYRIKITGRTKHYINVFGEELNIENVEDALKLACEKTEATISDYTVGPIFMEGKEKGGHEWILEFSKKPECIGYFSEVLDNALKSINSDYEAKRYLNMTLMAPKVHQVEQGLFYTWLKKKNKLGGQHKVPRLSNSRDFVEELLILKNS from the coding sequence ATGGCTTTTCAAATTATCAATTCTATAATTTCTTGGTTTTTAAAGAAACGAAAACATCAAATAGAGCTGTTTTTAAAATACCCTATTGATGTTCAGAACGAATTACTTTTAAAACTGGTAAACACAGCTAAAAACACAGAAGTTGGTAAAGAATACAACTTTGCTAGCATAAAAAACCATACAGATTTTACAAAAAATGTTCCTATTCAAAAATATGAAACTTTTGAACCTTTAATAGAACGATGTAGAAAAGGTGAACAAAATTTATTCTGGCCAACAGATATTAAATGGTTTGCAAAAAGCAGCGGAACCACCAATGCAAAAAGTAAATTTATACCTGTTTCTGATGAAGCTTTAGAGTATTGCCACATGAAAGCAGGTAAAGATATGTTGTGTTTGTACATTAATAATAATGAAGACACTCAGCTTTTTACAGGTAAAGGATTGCGTTTGGGCGGAAGTTCTGATGTGTACCAAGACAACAATTCTTATTTTGGAGATTTATCTGCTATCATTATAGAAAACATGCCTTTTTGGGCCGATTTTAGCTCTGCTCCTAGCCAAGAAGTAGCTTTAATGAGCGATTGGGAAACAAAAATGGATGCCATTATTGATGAAACTATTGATGAAGATATTACAAGTTTAGCAGGTGTACCAAGTTGGATGTTGGTATTGCTTAATCGTATTTTAGAAAGAACCGGAAAAGAACATATTTTAGAAGTTTGGCCTAATTTAGAAGTCTATTTTCATGGAGGCGTAAACTTTAATCCTTATAGAGAACAGTACAAAAAAATTATTCCGAAAAAGAGTTTTAAGTATTACGAAATTTACAATGCTTCAGAAGGTTTCTTTGCCATTCAGGATAGAAACAACTCTAAAGAATTATTGTTGATGTTAGATTACGGAATTTTCTATGAATTTATTCCGATGAGTGAATACAAAGGCGAAAGTTCTGAAACCATTACACTTGCTGATGTAAAAAAAGACATCGATTATGCTTTAATTATTACTACCAATGGGGGTTTATGGCGTTATTTAATTGGTGATACCATTCGTTTTACATCATTAGAACCGTACAGAATTAAAATTACCGGACGTACAAAACATTACATAAATGTCTTTGGAGAAGAACTTAACATAGAAAATGTAGAAGATGCTTTAAAATTAGCTTGCGAAAAAACAGAAGCCACCATTTCTGATTATACTGTGGGACCTATTTTTATGGAAGGCAAAGAAAAAGGTGGTCATGAGTGGATTTTAGAATTTAGCAAAAAACCAGAATGTATTGGTTATTTTTCTGAAGTTTTAGACAATGCTTTAAAATCAATAAATTCAGATTACGAAGCAAAACGCTATTTAAATATGACTTTAATGGCCCCAAAAGTACATCAAGTAGAGCAAGGCCTCTTCTACACTTGGTTAAAGAAAAAAAACAAATTAGGGGGGCAACACAAAGTACCAAGACTTTCTAATTCTAGAGATTTTGTAGAAGAATTATTAATCTTAAAAAACTCTTAA
- a CDS encoding polyprenyl synthetase family protein translates to MKPVELIKLPIKNEMELFEEKFKESMLSKVPLLNRITYYIVRRKGKQMRPMFVFLVAKMVSNGGFDERTYRGASVVELIHTATLVHDDVVDDSNRRRGFFSVNALWKNKIAVLVGDFLLSKGLLLSIDNEDFDLLKLISIAVREMSEGELLQIEKARKLDITEAVYFDIIRKKTATLIAACCGIGAASVGANQDCVRKMRKFGEYIGIAFQIKDDLFDYTEANIGKPTGIDIKEQKMTLPLIYTLNNCSKKEKAWLINSVKKHNKNKERVKEVIAFVKEKGGIEYTTTKMNDYKNKALAILEDFPTSPYKDSLLTMIDYVVERKI, encoded by the coding sequence ATGAAACCAGTAGAACTTATAAAACTTCCCATTAAAAACGAAATGGAACTCTTTGAAGAAAAGTTCAAAGAATCTATGTTGTCTAAAGTTCCGCTGTTAAATAGAATTACCTATTATATTGTTCGTAGAAAAGGAAAACAAATGCGACCAATGTTTGTTTTTTTGGTGGCTAAAATGGTTTCTAATGGAGGTTTCGATGAAAGAACCTATCGGGGAGCTTCTGTGGTAGAATTAATTCATACTGCAACTTTGGTACATGATGATGTGGTAGATGATAGTAACAGACGTAGAGGTTTTTTCTCTGTAAATGCACTTTGGAAAAATAAAATTGCAGTTTTAGTAGGTGATTTTTTATTGTCTAAAGGATTGTTATTATCTATAGATAATGAAGATTTTGATTTGCTAAAACTAATTTCTATTGCGGTAAGAGAAATGAGCGAAGGAGAATTACTGCAAATAGAAAAAGCAAGAAAATTAGACATTACAGAAGCGGTCTATTTTGATATTATTAGAAAAAAGACAGCTACCTTAATTGCTGCTTGTTGTGGTATTGGAGCTGCTTCTGTTGGTGCAAATCAAGATTGTGTGCGTAAAATGCGAAAGTTTGGTGAGTATATTGGTATTGCTTTTCAAATTAAAGATGATTTGTTTGATTATACAGAAGCCAATATAGGGAAACCTACAGGGATTGATATTAAAGAGCAAAAAATGACCTTGCCGTTAATTTACACGCTAAATAATTGTTCTAAAAAGGAGAAAGCATGGTTAATTAACTCCGTTAAGAAACACAATAAAAATAAAGAGAGAGTTAAAGAAGTTATTGCTTTTGTAAAAGAAAAAGGAGGTATAGAGTATACAACCACCAAAATGAATGATTACAAAAATAAAGCTTTAGCCATATTAGAAGACTTTCCTACATCGCCATATAAAGATTCTTTATTAACAATGATAGATTACGTTGTAGAACGTAAAATTTAG
- the rlmN gene encoding 23S rRNA (adenine(2503)-C(2))-methyltransferase RlmN, whose amino-acid sequence MDKKKDIRALSKDQLRDFFVENGDKAFRGNQVYEWLWSKSLHTFDAMTNISKETREMLEANFVINHIKVDSMQKSKDGTIKNGIKLHDGLIVESVLIPTEKRTTACVSSQVGCSLDCKFCATARLKRMRNLNPDEIYDQVVVIDQQSRLYYNKKLTNIVFMGMGEPLMNYKNMMKSIEMITSPEGLGMSSKRITVSTSGVPKMIKMMADEDAKFNLAVSLHSAIDEVRTTIMPFNTTFPLKDLKESLEYWYEKTGREITYEYIVWDGINDKKEDIKALVAFCKAVPCKVNLIEYNPIDDGEFQQASSSAINNYISNLEMNDITVNVRRSRGKDIDAACGQLANKS is encoded by the coding sequence TTGGATAAAAAGAAAGACATAAGAGCCTTAAGTAAAGACCAATTACGTGATTTTTTTGTAGAAAATGGCGATAAAGCTTTTAGAGGAAACCAGGTGTATGAATGGCTTTGGAGTAAGTCTTTACATACTTTTGATGCAATGACAAACATCTCTAAAGAAACTAGAGAAATGTTAGAAGCTAACTTTGTTATCAATCATATCAAAGTAGATTCTATGCAAAAAAGTAAAGATGGAACGATTAAAAACGGAATTAAATTACACGATGGTTTAATTGTAGAGTCTGTTTTAATACCTACAGAAAAAAGAACAACAGCTTGTGTTTCTAGTCAAGTGGGTTGTAGTTTAGATTGTAAATTCTGTGCAACAGCACGATTAAAAAGAATGCGTAATTTAAATCCAGATGAAATTTACGATCAAGTTGTTGTCATAGACCAACAAAGTAGATTGTATTATAATAAAAAACTGACGAACATTGTTTTTATGGGAATGGGAGAACCCTTAATGAACTATAAAAACATGATGAAATCTATAGAGATGATTACTTCTCCAGAAGGTTTAGGCATGTCGTCTAAAAGAATTACGGTTTCTACATCTGGAGTGCCAAAAATGATTAAAATGATGGCAGATGAAGACGCTAAATTTAATTTAGCTGTTTCTTTACACTCTGCAATCGATGAGGTTAGAACTACAATTATGCCTTTTAATACTACTTTTCCATTAAAAGATTTAAAAGAATCTTTAGAATATTGGTACGAAAAAACAGGTAGAGAAATTACTTACGAATATATTGTTTGGGATGGCATTAACGATAAAAAAGAAGATATAAAGGCATTAGTAGCATTTTGTAAAGCAGTGCCATGTAAGGTAAACTTAATAGAATACAACCCTATTGATGATGGCGAGTTTCAACAAGCTAGTTCTTCTGCAATAAATAATTATATTTCTAATTTAGAAATGAATGATATTACTGTAAATGTAAGAAGAAGTAGAGGTAAAGATATTGATGCTGCTTGCGGACAGTTAGCAAATAAATCTTAA
- a CDS encoding 3-phosphoshikimate 1-carboxyvinyltransferase, whose translation MDILLNVAGNKKINEKITISGSKSESNRLLILQNLFPEISIENLSDSDDSVHMQHALSTDKETVDIGHAGTAMRFLTSYFAVKEGREVVLTGSERMQNRPIEILVNALKDLGATISYEDKVGYPPIRIKGSKITTDKVQINGNVSSQYISSLLLIASKLENGLEIELLGKITSVPYINMTLSLLNQLGIETNFEGNFIKVNPKKSIEKQLVVVESDWSSASYFYSIIALSDIGSEIQLSAYKKESLQGDSCLAEIYQHFGVETIFGENFITLKKVKETKKETLEIDLKNAPDIAQTIAVTCFAENIACNLSGLHTLKIKETDRLVALNDELTNLGAIISVTDKSLHLETSATINSNISIKTYNDHRMAMAFAPLALRVPIKILNAEVVTKSYQKFWDDMQQIGIKIDKL comes from the coding sequence ATGGATATATTATTAAATGTTGCAGGTAATAAAAAGATTAATGAGAAAATAACAATCTCTGGTTCTAAGAGTGAATCGAATAGATTGTTAATTCTTCAGAATTTATTTCCAGAAATTTCTATAGAAAACTTATCAGATTCAGACGATTCTGTGCACATGCAACATGCACTTTCTACAGATAAGGAAACGGTAGATATTGGTCATGCAGGTACTGCAATGCGTTTTTTAACGTCGTACTTTGCCGTAAAAGAGGGTAGAGAAGTGGTTTTAACAGGTTCTGAAAGAATGCAAAACAGACCGATTGAAATTTTAGTAAATGCTTTAAAAGATTTAGGAGCAACGATTTCTTATGAAGATAAAGTTGGGTATCCGCCAATTAGAATTAAAGGTTCTAAAATTACAACAGATAAAGTTCAGATTAACGGAAACGTAAGTAGTCAGTATATTTCTTCTTTATTATTGATCGCATCAAAACTAGAAAACGGGTTAGAAATAGAGTTATTGGGTAAAATTACTTCGGTACCTTATATAAACATGACGTTGAGTTTGTTGAATCAATTAGGGATTGAAACTAATTTTGAAGGAAACTTCATTAAAGTGAATCCTAAGAAATCAATAGAAAAACAACTTGTTGTTGTAGAATCAGACTGGTCTTCTGCTAGTTATTTTTATTCAATTATAGCATTATCAGATATTGGATCAGAAATTCAATTATCAGCATATAAAAAAGAAAGCTTACAAGGAGATTCTTGTTTGGCAGAAATTTATCAGCATTTTGGAGTAGAAACTATTTTTGGTGAGAATTTTATCACCCTTAAAAAAGTAAAAGAAACGAAGAAAGAAACCTTAGAAATCGACTTAAAAAATGCGCCAGATATTGCACAGACCATTGCAGTAACTTGTTTTGCAGAAAATATTGCCTGTAATTTAAGTGGTTTACACACGTTAAAAATTAAAGAAACTGATAGATTAGTTGCTTTAAATGACGAGTTAACCAATTTAGGAGCCATTATTTCTGTAACAGACAAAAGTCTACATTTAGAAACTTCTGCTACCATAAACTCAAATATTTCTATAAAAACCTATAACGATCATAGAATGGCAATGGCATTTGCGCCTTTGGCATTAAGAGTTCCTATTAAAATTTTAAATGCAGAAGTGGTTACAAAATCGTATCAAAAATTTTGGGACGACATGCAACAAATTGGTATTAAAATAGATAAACTATAA
- a CDS encoding DUF2797 domain-containing protein, which translates to MIYQGVLKKMMTENAEQIQYYLDMKTDFINMNQLLNKDLTINFVTYECLNCHLEKKIYRQGFCKSCFFDTPNAGDWIMHPELSKAHLGIEDRDLAYEQSVQLKPHIVYLANSSNVKVGVTRKQQVPTRWIDQGAHEAIEIVETPNRYLAGITEVALKDYVADKTNWRKMLKNDIEDVDLVAWRDKLKQYIPDEALEYFIENNSETHLNFPVVKYPAKPKSLNLIKTPTYTGTLVGIKGQYLIFEDETVFNVRSNEGLVVSIEV; encoded by the coding sequence ATGATTTACCAAGGAGTTTTAAAAAAAATGATGACTGAAAATGCAGAACAAATTCAGTATTATTTAGACATGAAAACTGATTTTATAAACATGAATCAGTTGTTAAATAAAGATTTAACCATCAATTTTGTTACTTATGAATGTTTAAACTGTCATTTAGAAAAGAAAATTTATAGACAAGGTTTTTGTAAATCTTGTTTTTTCGACACTCCAAATGCAGGCGATTGGATTATGCATCCAGAATTAAGTAAAGCTCATTTAGGGATAGAAGATAGAGATTTAGCCTATGAACAATCCGTGCAATTAAAACCGCATATTGTGTATTTAGCAAATTCTAGTAATGTAAAAGTAGGAGTTACCAGAAAGCAGCAAGTGCCTACACGTTGGATAGATCAAGGAGCGCATGAAGCTATAGAAATAGTAGAAACTCCTAATCGATATTTAGCAGGTATTACCGAAGTTGCTTTAAAAGATTATGTTGCTGATAAAACCAATTGGAGAAAAATGCTAAAGAATGATATTGAAGATGTAGATTTGGTAGCATGGCGAGATAAATTGAAGCAATACATACCAGATGAAGCTTTAGAATATTTTATTGAAAATAATTCGGAAACGCATCTTAATTTTCCGGTTGTAAAATATCCGGCAAAGCCTAAAAGTTTAAATTTAATTAAAACGCCGACTTATACAGGAACTTTAGTTGGAATAAAAGGACAATATTTAATTTTTGAAGACGAAACTGTTTTTAATGTAAGAAGTAACGAAGGTTTGGTGGTTTCAATTGAGGTGTAA
- a CDS encoding TonB-dependent receptor: MIKKVTLIFFLFFLNFTSSAQILTVINKETKEPLDQVTIFNLQTNDYVTTNGKGQVDISSFKKNELLKIRFLGFKTQTKTYQTLKQSNFLLQLTPTILKIDEIVISATKWKQKTSDLASKISTISPKAIELMNTQTAADLLTVSGKVFIQKSQQGGGSPMIRGFATNRLLYTIDGVRMNNAIFRAGNIQNVISLDPFAIEETEIIFGPGSVIYGSDAIGAVMSFKTLSANLSLDNETLITGKAFTRFSSANEEKTYHADFNLGYKKWAFVTSLSYNDYGDLKMGSNGPDEYLRNYYVERQNNQDVVITNKNPKIQTPSGYTQTNLMQKVRFKPNETWNFEYGFHLSETSSYSRYDRHLRTKNGDPRYGEWSYGPQKWMMNNFEINKKGTSSFYDDVTLRITYQKFDESRISRDFNDNGRETRTENVDAYSSNLDFSKSLSRKSKLFYGAEYVYNDVKSTGINTNIDTNISEKGASRYPNSNWSSLGIYTSNQYDFSKKWVLQSGLRYNFYSLNATFDTTFYPLPFTQAKINDGALTGSLGLIFRPQEDWLLSTNFSTAFRSPNVDDVGKIFDSEPGSVVVPNPDLKAEYAYNTDISVAKTFGDYLKIEVTGFYTNLKDAMVLRDFTLNGETEMMYDGELSTIQAIQNAAVANVYGFQTGFEAELGNGIGFSSTVSYQKGEEELDNGDTSPSRHAAPWFGTTRLTYNASKLKAQLYANYSGSVAYDDLPDSEKAKDYIYAIDDNGNPYSPSYVTLNLKTSYRFTDNLLISTGLENITDKRYRPYSSGIVSPGRNFVISLKANI; this comes from the coding sequence ATGATTAAAAAAGTTACTCTAATTTTTTTCCTTTTTTTTTTAAACTTTACTTCGAGCGCTCAAATACTTACCGTAATTAACAAAGAAACAAAAGAGCCTTTAGACCAAGTTACCATCTTTAATTTACAAACCAACGATTACGTTACAACCAACGGAAAAGGGCAAGTAGATATTAGTAGTTTTAAAAAAAATGAACTTTTAAAAATTAGATTTCTTGGTTTTAAAACACAAACTAAAACTTATCAAACTCTAAAACAAAGCAATTTTTTACTGCAACTAACACCAACTATTTTAAAAATAGATGAGATTGTTATTTCTGCTACCAAATGGAAACAAAAAACGTCTGATTTAGCTTCTAAAATTAGTACCATTTCACCTAAAGCTATTGAATTGATGAATACACAAACAGCAGCTGATTTATTAACGGTTTCTGGCAAAGTATTTATTCAAAAAAGTCAACAAGGAGGCGGAAGCCCAATGATTAGAGGTTTTGCAACCAATAGATTACTATACACCATTGATGGTGTTAGAATGAATAATGCCATTTTTAGAGCCGGTAATATTCAGAATGTAATTTCTTTAGATCCTTTTGCTATCGAAGAAACAGAAATTATTTTTGGCCCCGGTTCTGTAATTTACGGAAGTGATGCCATTGGAGCTGTAATGAGTTTTAAAACATTATCTGCAAACTTATCTTTAGACAATGAAACCTTAATAACAGGAAAAGCTTTTACAAGATTCTCTTCTGCAAATGAAGAAAAAACATACCATGCCGATTTTAATTTAGGCTATAAAAAATGGGCATTTGTTACCAGCTTAAGCTACAATGATTATGGCGATTTAAAAATGGGAAGTAACGGACCTGATGAATACTTAAGAAACTATTATGTAGAAAGACAAAACAACCAAGATGTTGTAATTACCAATAAAAACCCTAAAATACAAACTCCATCTGGCTATACACAAACCAACTTAATGCAAAAAGTTAGGTTTAAACCTAATGAAACTTGGAATTTTGAATATGGATTCCATCTCTCTGAAACTTCTAGCTACTCTAGATACGATAGACACTTAAGAACAAAAAACGGAGACCCTCGTTATGGAGAATGGAGCTATGGTCCACAAAAGTGGATGATGAATAATTTTGAAATCAATAAAAAAGGAACGAGTTCTTTTTATGATGATGTTACTTTAAGAATAACCTATCAAAAATTTGACGAAAGTAGAATTAGCCGAGATTTTAATGATAACGGAAGAGAAACAAGAACAGAAAATGTAGACGCATACTCTTCTAACTTAGATTTCTCTAAAAGCTTAAGTAGAAAAAGCAAATTATTTTACGGAGCAGAATATGTTTATAATGATGTAAAATCTACAGGTATAAATACAAATATTGACACCAATATTTCTGAAAAAGGAGCCAGTAGATACCCTAATTCTAATTGGTCTTCTTTAGGTATTTATACTTCTAATCAATATGATTTTTCTAAAAAATGGGTTTTACAATCTGGTTTACGTTATAATTTTTACAGTTTAAACGCTACGTTTGATACTACATTTTATCCTTTACCATTTACGCAAGCAAAAATAAATGATGGCGCTTTAACTGGTAGTTTGGGCTTAATTTTTAGACCGCAAGAAGATTGGTTATTAAGCACTAACTTTTCTACTGCTTTCCGTTCACCTAATGTAGATGATGTTGGTAAAATTTTCGATTCAGAACCTGGTTCTGTAGTAGTTCCTAATCCAGATTTAAAAGCAGAATACGCTTACAATACAGATATTTCTGTTGCTAAAACTTTTGGCGATTATTTAAAAATAGAAGTAACTGGTTTTTACACCAATTTAAAAGACGCTATGGTATTAAGAGATTTTACATTAAATGGCGAAACTGAAATGATGTATGACGGAGAATTAAGTACAATACAAGCAATACAAAATGCTGCCGTTGCTAATGTATACGGGTTTCAAACAGGTTTTGAAGCGGAATTAGGAAACGGAATTGGATTTTCATCAACAGTGAGTTATCAAAAAGGAGAAGAAGAGTTAGACAACGGAGATACGAGCCCTTCTAGACACGCAGCTCCTTGGTTTGGTACAACACGCCTTACGTATAATGCAAGTAAATTAAAAGCACAATTGTATGCTAATTACAGTGGTTCTGTTGCTTATGATGATTTACCTGATAGTGAAAAAGCCAAAGATTATATCTACGCAATTGATGATAATGGAAACCCATATTCACCATCTTATGTAACCTTAAATTTAAAAACTTCTTATAGGTTTACAGATAATTTATTAATCTCAACAGGTTTAGAAAACATTACAGACAAACGTTACAGACCTTATAGCTCTGGAATTGTTTCTCCTGGTAGAAATTTTGTAATTTCTTTAAAAGCAAATATTTAA
- the queA gene encoding tRNA preQ1(34) S-adenosylmethionine ribosyltransferase-isomerase QueA has product MKLSHFEFDLPDELLAQYPAEHRDESRLMVLNRKDGTIEHKVFKDVINYFEEGDVMMLNNTKVFPARMFGNKEKTGARIEVFLLRELNAENRLWDVLVDPARKIRIGNKLFFGDDDSLVAEVIDNTTSRGRTLRFLFDGSYEEFRAKLLELGQTPLPKAIGRDVEPIDDERYQTIYAKHEGAVAVPTAGLHFSKHLMKRLEIKGVEFAETTLHVGLGTFSPVEVEDLSKHKMDSEQIDISEATAEKINKAKKEKRRVCAVGTTVMRTIESSVSSKGELNGFTGWTNKFIFPPHDFSIATAMITNFHTPKSTLLMQAAAFGGYDFVMEAYKEAIKEKYRFSTYGDAMLII; this is encoded by the coding sequence ATGAAATTATCGCATTTTGAATTTGATTTACCAGATGAGCTTTTAGCTCAATATCCTGCAGAACACAGAGACGAATCTCGTTTAATGGTTCTTAACAGAAAAGACGGTACCATAGAACACAAAGTTTTTAAAGATGTTATAAACTACTTCGAAGAAGGAGATGTTATGATGTTGAATAATACCAAGGTTTTTCCTGCAAGAATGTTTGGTAACAAAGAAAAAACAGGCGCTAGAATAGAAGTTTTCTTATTAAGAGAATTAAACGCAGAAAATAGATTGTGGGATGTTTTAGTAGATCCGGCAAGAAAAATTAGAATCGGTAACAAATTATTTTTCGGAGACGATGATAGTTTAGTAGCAGAGGTAATAGACAACACAACATCTAGAGGAAGAACTTTACGTTTCTTATTTGATGGTTCTTACGAAGAGTTTAGAGCAAAATTATTAGAACTTGGTCAAACACCATTACCAAAAGCAATTGGTAGAGATGTAGAACCTATAGACGATGAGCGTTACCAAACTATTTATGCAAAGCACGAAGGTGCAGTAGCAGTGCCAACAGCAGGTTTACACTTTTCTAAACATTTAATGAAACGTTTAGAAATTAAAGGAGTAGAATTTGCAGAAACTACATTACACGTTGGTTTAGGTACATTTAGCCCTGTAGAAGTAGAAGATTTATCTAAGCATAAAATGGATTCTGAGCAGATTGATATCTCAGAGGCAACTGCAGAAAAAATCAATAAAGCTAAAAAAGAAAAAAGAAGAGTTTGTGCAGTAGGTACAACAGTAATGAGAACGATAGAATCTTCAGTTTCATCTAAAGGTGAGCTAAACGGATTTACAGGTTGGACCAATAAATTCATTTTCCCACCTCACGATTTCAGTATCGCTACCGCAATGATTACAAACTTTCACACACCAAAATCTACATTATTAATGCAAGCAGCCGCTTTTGGTGGTTACGATTTTGTAATGGAAGCATACAAAGAAGCAATTAAAGAAAAATATAGATTTTCTACTTACGGAGACGCTATGTTAATTATATAA